In Nakamurella antarctica, the following are encoded in one genomic region:
- the rpmH gene encoding 50S ribosomal protein L34: MSKRTFQPNNRRRSKTHGFRLRMHTRAGRVILAARRAKGRKAISA, encoded by the coding sequence GTGAGCAAGCGCACCTTCCAGCCGAACAACCGCCGCCGGTCCAAGACCCACGGCTTCCGGCTGCGGATGCACACCCGCGCGGGCCGCGTGATCCTGGCTGCACGTCGGGCCAAGGGTCGCAAGGCTATCTCCGCTTAA